A stretch of the Danio rerio strain Tuebingen ecotype United States chromosome 18, GRCz12tu, whole genome shotgun sequence genome encodes the following:
- the si:dkey-30c15.13 gene encoding transmembrane protein 253, which yields MPVIPERSQNMFQEGLHQVFFKERPLPVPISNGESTTGELLEDRLVRWFGTVVNTRILLCGVIQIFSAVSCIFCTLSYSCLTFSCSASMTAPIWCGLFFIATGSLAMDVQRKPKRIKVITLLGLNIFSLLFAICSFTTFFIKSSQLGHATPQQRIGVYVLKGSGIISIIQCMFAATYTVFLIWKGLKSFSTTNRLDYISVSQKSDEHTDPLLENEHFSL from the exons ATGCCTGTAATTCCAGAG AGGTCTCAGAACATGTTCCAGGAAGGCCTGCATCAGGTGTTTTTTAAGGAACGTCCTTTGCCGGTTCCGATTTCAAATGGAGAATCCACAACCGGAGAGCTGCTGGAGGACAGGCTGGTGCGCTGGTTTGGGACAGTGGTCAACACTCGCATCCTTTTGTGTGGg GTTATTCAGATTTTCAGTGCTGTCTCCTGTATTTTTTGCACCTTATCTTACTCTTGTCTGACTTTCTCCTGTTCTGCTTCTATGACGGCTCCAATATGGTGTGGCCTCTTT TTTATAGCCACTGGGTCACTTGCAATGGACGTCCAGAGGAAACCTAAAAGAATCAAA GTCATAACTCTGTTGGGACTGAACATCTTCAGCCTGCTGTTTGCAATTTGTTCCTTCACCACCTTCTTTATAAAGTCCTCACAACTTGGTCATGCCACTCCACAGCAG CGCATTGGTGTGTATGTGCTGAAGGGCAGTGGTATCATTTCCATCATCCAGTGTATGTTTGCTGCCACATATACAGTCTTTCTTATCTGGAAAGGTTTGAAGTCCTTCAGCACAACCAATAGACTGGACTACATCAGCGTATCACAG AAATCAGACGAACATACAGATCCACTGCTGGAAAATGAACATTTCAGCCTTTGA
- the si:dkey-30c15.12 gene encoding uncharacterized protein LOC793186 precursor encodes MEGDAHGCFICVICLVMLTTHGEIVPEYLAANQQENFMAYQRNSSNIWQNSITPDDFLIKVFSKPFNSIRRKRDWLIPHVSIVENDKGPFPKQVVKMKSTAADSMTMIYEITGTGANEPPINLFKVGKSSGILWVTKAVDREETEEYTLTVHATSNNRDYTEKPVQLVIKVLDQNDNKPRCTQNPYTGEVLERAKPNTPVMQVTAEDLDDPTSSNSIVRYKLLKQEPNSGVFHIDQTTGVISLALMGILDRETDAVYNLAVEAADMDGHGLSSTCMVAIKITDSNDHRPLFSQEYYAETVKENKAGEVVARLTVTDKDEPLTVNALSKFTIIQGNDRGFFNISTDHNGMDGIITTLKALDFEQANSFSLLIMVENEAPFALPFRTSTATVTITVLDVNEPPVFDLPEKQIIIYEDQSVGSMISKYTATDPDTDRAQKIRYKLRGDIANWLEITEDTGHITISSSLDREAKFIRDGQYKVLVLAFDDDDEPATGTGTFMIKLLDVNDNPPVLEQHKVQMCSTEPKPVRLTITDADEPENGPPFTTELHEEFKSNWTISSDSNSSVLLSSLRPLAVGEHSLWLRLSDSKLLFQDSSLIVNVCDCKGDDGTCSSPRYAASISTPLIFVFVAVFCLLVLIVLLLFLKRRCGRKFQQFTKNEEDRDNIICYNEEGGGEQDQDFDIMLLCGGPEVFYRDIAPTVLPTVVYRQLPEEDEDMENFIYENLCTADDEHYVAPFDSVLVFAHEGEGSKAGSLSSIQSSISDGGLEFQDLHSWGPPFRRLADLYAERQDE; translated from the exons ATGGAAGGAGATGCTCATGGGTGTTTCATATGTGTTATCTGTCTG GTTATGTTGACAACCCATGGAGAGATCGTACCAGAGTATTTAGCAGCCAATCAACAGGAAAACTTCATGGCTTACCAGAGAAACAGCAGCAACATTTGGCAG AATAGCATAACTCCAGATGATTTCCTAATAAAGGTCTTTTCCAAGCCATTCAACAGCATAAGAAGAAAGAGAGACTGGTTGATTCCCCATGTCAGCATAGTAGAGAATGACAAAGGCCCATTCCCAAAGCAAGTAGTGAAG ATGAAATCCACCGCTGCTGATTCCATGACTATGATTTATGAAATCACAGGCACTGGAGCCAATGAGCCTCCCATCAATCTTTTCAAAGTGGGCAAATCTTCAGGCATATTGTGGGTCACCAAAGCCGTGGACAGAGAGGAAACTGAAGAATACACT CTCACAGTTCATGCCACATCAAACAATAGAGACTACACTGAAAAGCCTGTTCAACTCGTCATAAAAGTTCTGGACCAAAATGACAACAAACCCCGCTGTACCCAAAATCCTTATACAGGAGAAGTCCTAGAAAGAGCAAAACCAA ATACACCTGTTATGCAAGTGACGGCAGAGGATTTGGACGACCCCACATCTTCAAACAGCATTGTGCGTTACAAACTGCTGAAACAGGAGCCCAACAGTGGAGTGTTTCACATTGACCAAACCACTGGAGTCATCAGTCTGGCATTGATGGGTATTCTGGATAGAGAG ACTGATGCTGTATATAACCTGGCTGTTGAAGCAGCAGATATGGATGGTCACGGTCTTTCATCCACCTGCATGGTTGCCATCAAAATCACTGATAGCAATGATCATCGACCGCTGTTCAGCCAAGAATAT TATGCTGAAACAGTGAAGGAAAATaaagctggagaagttgttgccAGGCTCACCGTCACTGATAAAGATGAGCCTCTTACTGTTAACGCCCTGTCGAAGTTTACCATCATCCAAGGCAATGATAGAGGGTTCTTCAACATCAGTACTGACCACAATGGGATGGACGGCATCATCACTACATTAAAA GCTCTGGACTTTGAACAGGCCAACAGTTTCTCTCTGCTGATAATGGTAGAGAACGAGGCTCCTTTTGCGCTTCCTTTCCGCACCTCCACTGCTACCGTCACCATCACAGTCCTGGATGTAAATGAACCTCCAGTTTTTGATCTTCCAGAGAAACAGATCATAATTTATGAAGACCAATCTGTGGGCAGCATGATCTCCAAATATACAGCCACTGACCCAGACACTGATAGAGCACAGAAAATAAG GTATAAGCTGAGAGGAGACATTGCAAACTGGCTGGAGATCACAGAAGACACTGGACACATCACAATCAGCAGTTCGCTGGACAGAGAAGCTAAGTTCATAAGAGATGGGCAGTACAAGGTCTTAGTACTCGCATTCGATGATG ATGATGAACCGGCCACAGGCACAGGCACATTCATGATTAAGCTGTTGGATGTTAATGACAACCCTCCTGTTTTGGAGCAGCACAAAGTCCAGATGTGTTCAACAGAGCCAAAACCTGTCCGTCTGACCATCACAGATGCAGATGAGCCAGAAAACGGCCCACCGTTTACCACAGAGCTCCATGAAGAGTTTAAAAGCAACTGGACGATCTCCAGCGACTCCAACA GCAGTGTGTTGTTGAGTTCACTCAGACCCCTGGCTGTTGGTGAACACAGCCTGTGGTTGCGTCTGTCCGACTCTAAGCTGTTATTTCAGGACAGTTCCctcatagtgaatgtgtgtgactGTAAAGGAGACGATGGTACCTGCTCCAGCCCTCGATATGCTGCTAGTATCAGCACTCCACTCATCTTCGTGTTTGTAGCTGTCTTTTGCCTTCTAG tgctgaTAGTGTTGCTGCTTTTTCTGAAGAGAAGGTGTGGCAGAAAATTTCAACAGTTCACCAAGAATGAAGAAGACCGGGATAATATTATCTGTTATAATGAGGAAGGAGGTGGCGAACAAGACCAG GACTTTGATATAATGCTGTTGTGTGGCGGACCAGAGGTTTTCTATAGAGATATTGCTCCGACAGTCTTACCTACTGTCGTCTATAGGCAACTTCCAGAGGAGGATGAAGACATGGAAAACTTCATCTATGAG AATCTGTGCACAGCCGATGATGAGCACTATGTGGCGCCGTTTGACTCTGTGCTGGTGTTTGCTCATGAGGGCGAGGGCTCTAAAGCTGGATCTCTCAGCTCCATACAGTCGTCCATCAGTGACGGGGGTCTGGAATTCCAGGATCTGCACAGCTGGGGACCTCCGTTCAGGAGACTTGCTGATCTGTATGCAGAAAGACAAGATGAGTGA